Below is a window of Janthinobacterium lividum DNA.
CGCCGACCTGGTCGACATCACGCGCCTGGCCACGGCCGACCCGGAACACCGCGTGCCGCATCTGGCCTTCCAGCCGAACGCGATGACCGATATCGCGATTTTGCCGATGTCGGAAATCACCACCAGCTACTACCTGCGCATGCACGTGGCCGACCAGCCGGGCGTGCTGGCCGACCTGACGCGCATCCTGGCAGAACGCGGCATCTCGATCGACGCCATGCTGCAAAAAGAGCCGGCCGAAGGCGAGACGCATACGGACATCATCATGCTGACGCACCAGACGCAGGAAAAGAACGTCACGGCCGCCATCGAGAAGATGGAAGCCTTGCATAGCGTGGTGGGCACGGTCACCAAGATCCGTCTGGAAAACCTGAGCTGATTTTCACACGGCTGCATGCAAAACGGCGCCCGCGGGCGCCGTTTTTTCTTTGACAGACTGTGTTACAACTGCGGCACGTCGGGCGCGCCGACCGGACCTACATCCATGCCGTCATAGCTGGCCAGCTGGTTTTCCTGGGCAAACGCCATCAGTTCGCCATTGCGTGCGTGCAGGCTGTCGACGCCATGCACTTCGGCTTTTTCCACGTGCAGCACCCACACGGGCGGTGCTGCCGGATCGTCGAGTTCGGGCTGGTACAGTTCCACGGGGCGGTAGCCCTGCAGCGCCAGCAAGGTGGCGGCCTGCTCCAGCGGTTCGGACGTCGGGTTGGTGAAGTAATAGCCCCACAGCAGCGGCTGGGACAGATCCCACGGCGCGTTTTCTGCGATATTGGCGAACAGTTCGGTTACGTCTTCTTTGGTCATCATGGCGGTGCTTTCAGTCAATTCCAGGGCGCGATCTTAACATCGGTGACGGTGACGCGCCACGCGCCCATAAAAAACCGGCTTGGTAGCCGGTTTTTCATTTGCCGTTGAACGGCTTGATGCTGATACGCGTGAGCGTGAATTAGAACTTGTAACGCAGGCCGATCGACAGCAGGTCGGCTTTCAGATTGCCGCCATCCACGTCCAGGATTTTACCGAAGTTTTCATATTCCGCGACCAGCGACAGTTTTTTGTCGAAGTGGTAAGCAGCACCGATGCCAAAGACGGCTGCGGTCTTGTTTTTGGAACCGCTGAAATCAAAGTAGTCATTGTTGAAACTGATTTTGGCGCGATTTTGCGTTACACCAGCTTTGCCGAACAGCGAAAATTGTTCGTTCAATGGCAGGGTGCCTGTGGCCGCCACGTAAAACGCGCTGCTTTTCAGGTGGGCCGATGCGTCTTCCGCATACAGTTTCACCTTGCCAAAATTAACGTAGCCAGCTTCTGCGCCGAAGTTTGGCGTGAAATCGTAGCCAGCGTACGCTTTGTAGCCGGTTTTGTTTTCTTTTTCCGAGCCTTGGCCATCGACGCTTGCTTTGAATTCCGAACGACCGATGTTAGCACCGGCGTAGAAGCCTTCAGCTTGGGCGAACAAAGGGAATGCCAGGGCGGCGCCGACGACTGCTGCAAACAATTGCTTTTTCATATTAATCCTAGATAATTAATGCGGAGAGACTGTCTCGCCGCTTAATGGGAACCGAATTGTATAGGGATGAATATGTTTATGTAAGGCAATTATTTAAAAAATATTAGAAATAAATCATTTGTTGTTTTTGGGCAACGCATAATGTGAAATACCTATCTGCGCAGCCCGTCATGCAGCGCCGCTGAAATGCACGCTGACCTTCAATCCATGTCCATTCGCCGCCGTGGCCAGTTCCAGGCGCGCGCCGTGCAGGGCCGCGATGTCGCGCACGATGGCCAGTCCCAACCCGGCGCCGCCCGGATTGCTCTCGAGCGCCGCGCCGACCCGGTAGAACGGCGTCAACACGCGTTCGCGCTCGGCCGGCGGGATGCCCTTGCCGCTGTCTTCCACCTCCAGCACGGCGCCGTCATCGTGTCCGTGCCCTGCCTGCGCCGCGCGCACGCGCAGGATCACGCTGCCACCTTGCGGCGTGTAGCGCAGGGCATTGTCGACCAGGTTGGCCAGCAGTTCATGCAGCAGCAGGGCCTGGCCATGCACGGGCGCTTCGTCGGGTGCTTCCAGCGACAGGTCGATATTCCTGCCAACGGCGGCCATGGCCATTTCCAGTCCCACCTGCTGCGCCACGTCGCGCAGCGCGACGGTGTCCATGGCAAGGCTGTCGCCGCCATGTTCGATGCGCGCCAGGGTCAGCAGGCGGTTGGCCAGCAGCACGGTCGAATCGGTGGTGGCCGCGATCGAACGCACAATGTCGCGCAGGGCGGCGATGTCGGGCGGGGAGCCCGCCTGGCGCTCGCATTCGCGCATGGCCAGTTCGGCCTGGGTTTTCAGCACCGTCAGCGGCGTGCGCAACTGGTGCGAGGCGTCGGCGATGAAGCGGCGCTGGCTGGCGATCAGTTGCTGCAGGCGCGACATGGAGCCGTTCATGGCACTGACCAGCGGGCGCATTTCCTTGTGCACCAGCGTGGGATCGACGTCGGACAGGTCGGACAGGGTACGCGTCTCGACTTCCGTTTTCAAGCGCATCAGCGGCCGCAGCACCAGGCGCACGGCAAACCACACGAGGGCGCCCATCACCAGTATCATCGCCGCCTGCCAGCTCAGGGTATCGAACAGGATCTGGTTCGACAGGCCGCGCCGCGCATCGAGCGTCTCGGCCACCTGGATCAGGGCGATGCCGCGCATCGAGTCGTCATACACGGGTTGCAGCAGGGCGGCGATGCGGATCGGCTTGCCGTGGTAGTCGGCGTGGTAGAAGCGCACCAGGGCCGGATAATTCTGCGAGCGGGGCACGTTTTTCGGCACGGGCGGCAAGTCGCCATAGCCCGAGACCAGTTCGCCGTTGATGCCCGTCACCTTGTAGTAGATGCGCCCCAGGGTGTCGGTCTCGAAGCTGTCGAGCGCCACATAGGGCACTTCGGCCACCACCTTGCCGCCGACGATGGAGACGCGCTCGGCCAGCGCACGCGTCGACGCCAGCAAGGAGCGGTCGTAGGCCATGTCGGCCGCGTCGAGGGCGTTGCGGTAGACGAAGACGGCATCGAGCAGCACCAGCATCACCAGGGGGATGAGCAGCCAGCGCAGCAGCTGGCTGCGCAGGCTGCCCAGCGGCCGGCCCTGCGCCCAGCGCCGGCGCAGGCGCTCGAACACGGGCAGGGGTGGGGCGCGCACGGTCATTTTGGCGCGGCCGGCACCATGGCGCTGCGCGGCTGCAGCAGGTAGCCGATGCCGCGTAGGGTGGTGATGACGGCGGCGTCGGGCGAGCCGCTTTCCACGCCGCTCTCAAGTTTCTTGCGCACGCGGTGGATGTATAGTTCGATGGCGTCCAGGTTGGCGTCGTCGGCCAGTGCGAAGACTTCGTCGAACAGCTTTTCCTTCGATACGGCGCGCCCCGAGCGCGTGATCAGCGCTTCGAGCACCGCGTGTTCGCGCGGCGTCAGGGCCAGCGCCGCGCCGGCATAGCTGAACATGCGCGTGACGGTGTCGAAACTGAGGGCGCCGCAGGTGTGCACGAGGGCTTCGTTGCCCTGGCTGCGGCGCAGCAGGGCTTTCACGCGCGCTTCCAGTTCGGCCAGTTCGAACGGCTTGGCCATGTAATCGTCCGCACCCAGGTTCAGGCCCTGTACTTTTTCATCGAGGCCGCCGCGCGCCGTGAGTATCATGACGGGAGTCTTGCCGCGCGTGCCGCCGCGCGCGCGCAGGCGGCGCAGCACGTCCAAGCCGTCCATCTTCGGCAGGGTCAGGTCGAGAAGCACCAGTGAGTATTCCTGCGTGTGCAGCAGGGCGTCGGCATCGGCGCCGTTGTGGGCGGTCTCCACCGTCAGGTGCGCGTCGCGCAGGGCCTTTGCCAGCCAGTGCGACAGCTCCAGATGGTCTTCCACTAATAATATGCGCATGGTCTCCGCCATTCGTTGAAATGGATGCAGTGTAAGCCTGTCAGCGCCGCGCCGACAGGGGCGGCGATGAATATGTTTGTCCACCTTGTGGCTGGTGGGCGACACCTGTCAGTCTGAAAGCGAATTGAAAGGATCGCGCTCATATAGTGTGATCCTGATTCATGAAATTGATCAGGCATATCACTAATAACTATATCTAAGGGAGATACTTTACATGAAGAAAACCGCATTCTCGCTGGCCGCCATGGCGGTACTCGCCGCTGCCGGCAGCGCCCACGCCCAGTCGAACGTCACCCTGTACGGCCGCCTAGACGCCGGCATCAGCAACACCAGCAACGCCGGTCCGAACAAAAGCTCGATGACGCAAGTCAGTTCGGGTGGCATGAACACCTCGCGCTGGGGCATCCTGGGCAGCGAAGACCTGGGCGGCGGCCTGAAGGCCGTCTTCAATCTGGAAGGCGGCATCCTGGTCGACACGGGCGCGGCTGATGGCGCGCTGTTCAAGCGCCAGGCCAATGTGGGCCTGGAAGGCGCGTTTGGCCGCGTCGTTCTGGGCCGCTCCTTCACCACCGTGTATGACTTCGTGCTGCCGTTCGATCCGATGGCCTATGCACCGTTCTACTCGTGGGCCACTTCGGCCAACGCGACGGGCCCGAGCAAATACGGCATGACGACTGCCTTCGACAACATGGTCAAGTATTCGGGCAAGACGGGCGACTTCAGCTACGGCGCATCGTATGGTTTCGGCGAGCAGTCGACGGGCAACTCGGACAGCGCCAAGCTGTCCACGGCCGTCACCTACAAGACCGGCCCTGTCAGCCTGCTGGCCACGTATGAACAGGTGAACGGCAATGCCATCGCCGGCGGCGCGCGCGACAAGACCACCGTGTACCACCTGGGCGCCATGTATGACGACGGCCCGTGGAAAGTGCAGGCGGCGGCGCGCGACTACAAGCTCGATCCGGCTGCCTCCGGCAAGCCCGACGTGCGCGGCACCCTGTACTGGGGCGGCGTCAGCTACAAGACCACGCCGGTCATCACCCTGACGGGCGTGATCTACTACCAGGACGTGAAAAACGTGGCCGCCAATCTCGATGCCGATCCGATCATGTACGTGGCGCGCGTGCGCTATGCCCTGTCCAAACGCACCGACCTGTATGTGGCCGGCGCGTATGCCAAGGCCAAGCACAATCAGCTGGTCAGCCTGTCGCGTGACGATGCCGGTTTCGGCGACACGCAGCGCGGCCTGATCGCCGGCATCCAGCACCGCTTCTAAGCCATGACGATGCTGCGCGCCCTGTTCCTGTCGCTGCTGTGCCTGCTGCCCGCCGTGGCCGGGGCACAGGCGTCCGCGCCGGCCGAGTGCGTAGTGCCGTCCAAGCCGGGCGGCGCCATGGATTTGACGTGCAAGCTGGCGAAAAAAGGCCTGGCGCAGGAGGGCGGGGCAGGCGCGGCTGCGGGAACGGCCATGCGCATCAGCTATCTGCCCGGCGGCATCGGCGCCGTGGCCTGGCACTCGATGGGCTCGCAACGGCGCCGCGCGGAGCCGAACACGCTGGTGGCCTTTTCGGGCGGCTCGCTGCTCAATCTGGCGCAGGGCAAGTTCGGCAATGCCAAGGCGGGCGACGTGCGCTGGGTGGCGGCGCTGGGCGCCGACTACGGCATGATCGCCGTGCGCAGCGATTCGCCCTACAAGACGCTGGGCGACCTGATCGCGGCATTGCGCCAGCATCCGGACAAGGTGCTGATCGGCGTCTCCGGCACCATCGGCAGCCAGGACTGGCTGAAGATGGCGCTGGTGGCGCGCCATGCCGGCATCGATCCGAAAGTGCTGCGTTTTGTCGCACTCGAAGGCGGCGGCGAAGTGTTTACGGCGATGCAGGCCGATTACGTGCAGGTGGTCTCGGGCGACACGTCCGAGGCCACCCTGAACGCCAGCGCCAACCATGCGCGCGTGCTGGCAGTGCTGTCGGAAAAACGCCTGCCCGGCGTGCTTGCCGGCGTGCCGACGGCGCGCGAGCAGGGCTTCGACGTGGTCTGGCCCATCATCCGCGGCGTGTGGATGGGGCCGCAGGTGCCGGAGGCGGACTACCAGCGCTGGGTGGCCACCTTTGACCGCGTCATGGCCACGCCGCAGTTCGCCGAGTGGCGCGCCCAGGCCGGCCTGTACCCATTCGCCCTGACGGGGCCGAAGCTGACCGCGTATGTCAAGAAGGCGGTCGACGAGTATGCCAGGCAGGCAAATGAGCTTGGCCTGATGCGCTGAACGACATCCTATTAAAAAAACCTATTCATAGACGGAGACAACCCCATGCAAACCAAGACCCTGCTTCAAGCCGCCCTTGCCACTGCGTTTGCCAGCCTGGCCGGCGCCGCTTTTGCGCAAGTGCCGCCCGGTTATCCGGCCGACTACCAGAAGGTCATCGACGCGGCCAAGAAGGAAGGCAAGGTGGTGATCTACAGCGCCACCGACAGCAAGGCCGCCGCTCCGCTGATCAAGGATTTCAGCGCCCTGTATCCGGGCATCTCGGTCGAATACAACGACATGAATTCGACGGAAGTGTATAACCGCTTCATTTCCGAAGTGGCCGCCGGCGGCAACACGGCCGACGTGATGTGGTCGTCCGCGATGGACTTGCAGATGCGCCTGGCCTCGGATGGCTACGCGCTTAAGTACAAATCTGTCGAAGCGTCCAAGATTCCCGGCTGGG
It encodes the following:
- a CDS encoding ribonuclease E inhibitor RraB, which encodes MMTKEDVTELFANIAENAPWDLSQPLLWGYYFTNPTSEPLEQAATLLALQGYRPVELYQPELDDPAAPPVWVLHVEKAEVHGVDSLHARNGELMAFAQENQLASYDGMDVGPVGAPDVPQL
- a CDS encoding porin, producing MKKQLFAAVVGAALAFPLFAQAEGFYAGANIGRSEFKASVDGQGSEKENKTGYKAYAGYDFTPNFGAEAGYVNFGKVKLYAEDASAHLKSSAFYVAATGTLPLNEQFSLFGKAGVTQNRAKISFNNDYFDFSGSKNKTAAVFGIGAAYHFDKKLSLVAEYENFGKILDVDGGNLKADLLSIGLRYKF
- a CDS encoding sensor histidine kinase N-terminal domain-containing protein, producing the protein MRAPPLPVFERLRRRWAQGRPLGSLRSQLLRWLLIPLVMLVLLDAVFVYRNALDAADMAYDRSLLASTRALAERVSIVGGKVVAEVPYVALDSFETDTLGRIYYKVTGINGELVSGYGDLPPVPKNVPRSQNYPALVRFYHADYHGKPIRIAALLQPVYDDSMRGIALIQVAETLDARRGLSNQILFDTLSWQAAMILVMGALVWFAVRLVLRPLMRLKTEVETRTLSDLSDVDPTLVHKEMRPLVSAMNGSMSRLQQLIASQRRFIADASHQLRTPLTVLKTQAELAMRECERQAGSPPDIAALRDIVRSIAATTDSTVLLANRLLTLARIEHGGDSLAMDTVALRDVAQQVGLEMAMAAVGRNIDLSLEAPDEAPVHGQALLLHELLANLVDNALRYTPQGGSVILRVRAAQAGHGHDDGAVLEVEDSGKGIPPAERERVLTPFYRVGAALESNPGGAGLGLAIVRDIAALHGARLELATAANGHGLKVSVHFSGAA
- a CDS encoding response regulator, whose amino-acid sequence is MRILLVEDHLELSHWLAKALRDAHLTVETAHNGADADALLHTQEYSLVLLDLTLPKMDGLDVLRRLRARGGTRGKTPVMILTARGGLDEKVQGLNLGADDYMAKPFELAELEARVKALLRRSQGNEALVHTCGALSFDTVTRMFSYAGAALALTPREHAVLEALITRSGRAVSKEKLFDEVFALADDANLDAIELYIHRVRKKLESGVESGSPDAAVITTLRGIGYLLQPRSAMVPAAPK
- a CDS encoding porin, which codes for MKKTAFSLAAMAVLAAAGSAHAQSNVTLYGRLDAGISNTSNAGPNKSSMTQVSSGGMNTSRWGILGSEDLGGGLKAVFNLEGGILVDTGAADGALFKRQANVGLEGAFGRVVLGRSFTTVYDFVLPFDPMAYAPFYSWATSANATGPSKYGMTTAFDNMVKYSGKTGDFSYGASYGFGEQSTGNSDSAKLSTAVTYKTGPVSLLATYEQVNGNAIAGGARDKTTVYHLGAMYDDGPWKVQAAARDYKLDPAASGKPDVRGTLYWGGVSYKTTPVITLTGVIYYQDVKNVAANLDADPIMYVARVRYALSKRTDLYVAGAYAKAKHNQLVSLSRDDAGFGDTQRGLIAGIQHRF
- a CDS encoding tripartite tricarboxylate transporter substrate-binding protein; translation: MTMLRALFLSLLCLLPAVAGAQASAPAECVVPSKPGGAMDLTCKLAKKGLAQEGGAGAAAGTAMRISYLPGGIGAVAWHSMGSQRRRAEPNTLVAFSGGSLLNLAQGKFGNAKAGDVRWVAALGADYGMIAVRSDSPYKTLGDLIAALRQHPDKVLIGVSGTIGSQDWLKMALVARHAGIDPKVLRFVALEGGGEVFTAMQADYVQVVSGDTSEATLNASANHARVLAVLSEKRLPGVLAGVPTAREQGFDVVWPIIRGVWMGPQVPEADYQRWVATFDRVMATPQFAEWRAQAGLYPFALTGPKLTAYVKKAVDEYARQANELGLMR